The genomic segment GCCTAAACACATTGCATTTTAGTGAACATGCTGTAGACTTACTGCTTCATTTCTTACCTCCTTGATAAGCAAATTATAATCAATAACTGAAGCATTTCATTCAGAAGCAGATCGACTTAGtaagtgatatatatatacatatatatatatatatatatatatatatatatatatatatatatatatatcacttaCTAAGtcgatactcagactgtgattaatccaagtttagatactcagactgtgattaatccaggtttagatactcagactgtgattaatccaagtttagatactcagactgtgattaatccaggtttagatactcagactgtgattaatccaagtttagatactcagactgtgattaatccaggtttagatactcagactgtgattaatccaggtttagatactcagactgtgattaatccaggtttagatactcagactgtgattaatccacaTTTAGATACTTAggttgtgattaatccaggtttagatactcagactgtgattaatccaggtttagatactcagactgtgattaatccacatttagatactcagactgtgattaatccaggtttagatactcagactgtgattaatccaagtttagatactcagactgtgattaatccaggtttagatactcagactgtgattaatccacatttagatactcagactgtgattaatccaggtttagatactcagactgtgattaatccacaTTTAGATACTTAggttgtgattaatccaggtttagatactcagactgtgattaatccaggtttagatactcagactgtgattaatccacatttagatactcagactgtgattaatccaagtttagatactcagactgtgattaatccacaTTTAGATACTTAggttgtgattaatccaggtttagatactcagactgtgattaatccaggtttagatactcagactgtgattaatccaagtttagatactcagactgtgattaatccaagtttagatactcagactgtgattaatccaagtttagatactcagactgtgattaatccaggtttagatactcagactgtgattaatccaagtttagatactcagactgtgattaatccaagtttagatactcagactgtgattaatccaggtttagatactcagactgtgattaatccaagtttagatactcaggctgtgattaatccaggtttagatactcagactgtgattaatccaagtttagatactcagactgtgattaatccaggtttagatactcagactgtgattaatccaagtttagatactcagactgtgattaatccaggtttagatactcagactgtgattaatccaggtttagatactcagactgtgattaatccacaTTTAGATACTTAggttgtgattaatccaggtttagatactcagactgtgattaatccaggtttagatactcagactgtgattaatccacatttagatactcagactgtgattaatccaagtttagatactcagactgtgattaatccacaTTTAGATACTTAggttgtgattaatccaggtttagatactcagactgtgattaatccaggtttagatactcagactgtgattaatccaagtttagatactcagactgtgattaatccaagtttagatactcagactgcgTTTATtccaagtttagatactcagattgtgattaatccaggtttacataCTCAGAATGTGATTACTCAGGCTGTgtttaatccaagtttagatatgcaggctgtgattaatccaggtttacataCTCGGGCTGTgtttaatccaagtttagatatgcaggctgtgattaatccaggtttacataCTCGGGCTGTgtttaatccaagtttagatatGCAAGGTGTCATAAATCCatgtttagatactcaggctgtgattaatccaggtttacataCTCAGAATGTGATTACTCAGGCTGTgtttaatccaagtttagatatgcaggctgtgattaatccaggtttacataCTCAGAATGTGATTACTCAGGCTGTgtttaatccaagtttagatatgcaggctgtgattaatccaggtttacataCTCGGGCTGTgtttaatccaagtttagatatgcaggctgtgattaatccaggtttacataCTCGGGCTGTgtttaatccaagtttagatatGCAAGGTGTCATAAATCCatgtttagatactcaggctgtgattaatccaggtttacatactcaggctgtgattaatccaggtttacataCTCAGACTATGGTTACTCAGGCTGTGTTTAATCCAGGTCTAGATtaacgtttgtgtgtgtgcacatgacAGTGTGAAGCTTCTGACCGACAGCAAGTTGCGTGAAACATGAAGAGAAATCAAGCTGCCTAAATATGTAGAAAGGAAAGCATGTATGACGGCAAGAGGCAGTGCGGTCTCCACTGCTGCCAGGGTTGCATTGAACTAATCCTAAAGTTAGCAATAGGAAAGCAATAAACGCTGCATGCTGGAACAGAGCCCTGGATCCAGAATGCtgtctttttaacagtgtaacCTGTTAAAACCAGTCATCAGCAACACACAACAAGCCAGCTATGCCCCAGTtattggggcagttgtgggctggaggttagggaactgaccCTATGACCGGAAGGCCGACAGTCCACGACTGAGGTGtcaagcaagacacctaacccccaactgctccccgggtgccgtagatagggctgcccaccgctccgggcaagtgtgctcactgccccctcactgtgtgtgtgtgtgtctattcactagtgtgtatgtggtgttgcacttcatggatgggttaaatgtggaggtgggatttcgccggttgtgggatttaaaaagtatcccTTCACTTGTAAATGTGAAATACAGACATCTTGTGGTAGCCGTTGGTTGTGGTAGCTTCCATTTTACAGTACATCAACTCGCAAGACTTGTGGCCCCCAAACAAATCCTGCTTAGGGCCCCTAAAATGCTCGACCTGGCCCTCATTTGTGTACGACTGCCCTTTCCCATCCAGGATGTCTGAACCTCCAGCGCTGCGTTCGTGCATTAGAGTGCAGCAGTGCTTCAGGGTCCGCCCCAAACACTCAGTAGCTTTAAATGAAGGGAAGCCTCCCCTCCCCACCCACCCCAGCCCTCCCCACCCCTCCCCCTCTCATGCATAACATGTGCTCGGTGCTCAGCCTGTTTGCTGACACTTTGCTAGAGCCCAACTGTGCGTGCTCGAGGAAACGGGAGGAAGCAGCAGCGCGCCGTTGCTCTCGCGGAGAGGATTAGTGGAGGGCGAGCGCCGCGCGCAGACGCTCAACTTCAACTTGTGGCGCGTTTGAGCTCGAGCCGCGGGCTTTTTGTTTAGACGTGAGAATAAGGGCGCGAGAGGCTGGTCAGTCTTCCTCCAGCGCGGCTCTGTGCCACCCAGCTCCTCCAAAACGCCGGACGCGCAGCCGCTGACCGGAACCGCACGAGCGAGAGCGTCGCCAGCCGCTGCCTCTGCTGCTTTTTCGTGAGGGGAACGGATCATGCTCGTGCGCCTGTGCGCGTGGATGGCGCTCGCGCTCTCGTGCGGCGCTCCCCGCCGCCTCCTGCTGCTCGCCTCCTACGTGCCGTGTGAGCCGTGCGACCAGAAGGCGCTCTCCATGTGCCCGCCCGTGCCCGTGGGCTGCCAAGTGGTCAAGGAGCCCGGCTGCGGCTGCTGTAAGACGTGCGCGCTCGCCGAGGGCTACGCGTGCGGCGTCTACACGGGCACGTGCAGCCGCGGGCTGCGCTGTCTGCCGCGCGCCGGCGAGGAGAAGCCGCTGCACGCGCTGCTGCACGGCAAGGGAGTGTGCACCAACGAGAAGGCGTACAAGCCGGCGCACGCCGCGCGCGGTGAGTTGGGTGGGGGGAGTGGGGGGCTACGCTTGGAGAGACGCGGGGACGAGTTGAGTTCAGGGATGCACGTGCGCCACGGCTCACGCGCTTAGACTGTGTCAAAGTAGCAAAGTAGATCCGTATCACGGATCACGGATGCACGCGAAGCCTTTCACGCGCAAATCCAGCTGAGCTACAGCGGCGGTGCAGGGAAAGTCAAGCGTTAAGACGCGACTTAAAGCACTGCGCTCTtcagaaagatggttctttaagggttctttagtaaagggagtGGTTCTGTTACGAACCATGACttatacatagaaccatttcaggcTTAAATGCAGGGTTCTTCAGGGTTCTTCAGACAAatccattccctttactaaacaGCCCTtggaaaacatctttttaaagagtgtagttaAGGGTTAGGGTGGTGTAGTTAAAGTATTCAAGTACTAAAGCGTTAAAGTACAGGTTGACATGTTACCGCAGAGGTTGGAGTATTAGTAAGATAAAAACAGCAGTTCTAGTTTTACAGTATTAAAGTACTGTGATGATATTAAAGCTCTGTTTGAAGTGTTAAAGTACTAGTTAAAGGATGTATGCACTCGTTACATTACCAGCTTTAATATAAAGTGTTAGAGCTTTAGTtcaaatactaaactgaacataCTAGTAAAGGGTGAAAGCAATAAAGGGCTGATTAAACTATAGTGAAGGGCAAAAACCCTTTATAAGAAAGTAAAGTGCTCCTCAACGTGTTAAAGACCTTGGTAAGTGTTTAAGTACTTGTTAAAGTATTGAATTATGCATTAAAGTGTGAAGCACTGAAGCGATAATAGAATGATAGCCAAAGCACTGAAGTTCAGGTTGACATAATAAAGTACTCATTAAATGTGAGGTAATAGAGTGATAGAGCATTAAGGTCCTCGTTAAAGTATTAAAGTACTAGcctagacagacagaaaatacAAACGTATACACTTTGTTCCACAGTGAAGCAGCATAGGCCGAGTGCTTTAATGGTTTTAAAGCTTACTGCCTCCTCTTCCTTCTAGGGACAAAGTCCACTGTAAAGTATTGGCTGCAATGAACTCTTATAAGGCAGTTTGAACTGAACAGTGCGCTGTGATGGTGGCTGTGCCTCCTACTGATTtaagattatattaaattatattaatacaGTATATTTCTGCATCTGTAATTGACCTTAGAAGCAGTGATAGCTGTGTCAAACATTTTCAGTTCTTCCtttgaactctctctctctctttctctccctctctctgtctgtctctctctctctctctctctctctctttgcatgTATGCAAGGTTGATATTTGCTGTGTGGTGATTCAGCAGAATCTCTCTGTAAGAGGCTCTGTGTGTTCTACTCAACATGCTTTAAGACGGATGAACTCTTCTCCAGAAAGGCAATCCTTCCTTCCTGCTCTACCtgcagatagacagagagagagatagagagacagacagagagagagagaaagagacagacagagagagagagaaagagacagacagagagagagagagacacacagacagagagagagacacacagacacagagagagagagagagagacagagagagagagaaagagacagacagagagagagagagacacacagacagagagagagacacacagacacagagagagagagagagacagagagagagagaaagagagatggagagagagacagagagagacgcacacagacagagagagagagagacagagggagagagagagacacagacagagagagagacagagagagacagagagagagagacagagagagagagagacagagagagagagagagagacagagagagagagacagagagagagagagacagagagagagagacagagagagagagagagagacagagagagagagagagagagagagacagagagagagagacagagggagagagagagacacagagagagagagagagagacagagagagacagagagagagagagagagacagagagagagagagagagagagagagagagagagagagagagagacagagagagagagagacagagagagagagagagacagacagagagagagacagagagagagagagagacagagagagagagagagagagacagagagagagagacagagagagagagagagacagagagagagagagacagagagagagagagagagacagagagagagagagagagagagagagagacagagagagagagacagagagagagagagagagagagagagacagagagagagagagagacagagagagagagacagagagagagacagagagagagacagagagagagagacagagagagagacagagagagagagacagagagagagacagagagagagagagagagagacagagagagagagacagagagagagacagagagagagagagagagagagagagagagagacagagagagacagagacagagagagagagagagagagagacagagagagacagagacagagagagagcgtcCAAGAGCGcatatgtgattgtgtgtgtgggagagacagagagatttgGTAGGGAACAAAATAGAAGGGAAATATGTgatggagaagaagaagaagacagaaaaatgtttaaaaaaagagacagaaaacatttaaaaaatggttgAGAGGTTTTCCATAAAAGAAGAAGGCTTTAGAACGACCGCCATCCTTCACAAATAAGAGAGGAGACAAAAAAGGAAGCCAGAGAGCAAAAGATCAAGGTCAGGTGCAAGTGCTCTCTGGGCACTGCAGAGCTCAGATTAGCATAAATTCCCAGAAGACTACTCCCAGATTAGGAGCCCCAGCCTCTCACTGGTGACATCCctcaagaacaacaaaaaaaggaatcgccgtaaaaaaattaacaagaaaaaaaacttgccAGATGATACAGCGGCAGATTAAGGAAGAAAGGCAGAAGCCCCCAGCTGATTTATTGCGTTTCTCCGGAATCAGTGTCAGAGGAATAGTCGTGGCTGATTTGCTAGTGATGGCGTCATATAGGGCTTGGGAGATTTGCTCATCCGGTGTGACCCTGTTCCCCAGCCGCTTAGCTCCTCCACAGTGGAcggggagaagagaggagggggTCAGGCCCTGGGATCTGATTACTCATGCTATACAGCTGGACGCCGCACTGACGTGGGAGGCTTGAGTTGCCTGGAGAAATTGAAGTGGGCATCTGTCATTTTCAGCACTCAATTAAAAGGCTTGCACTGTATCACATGCTGACAGTTTAGGGCCTTGCTTTAATTCGAGAAACTGGAAAAAGTTAAAGATTACAAAACAAGTGACGAGGCAGTGAAACGCGAAAACTGATGAAGCGGCATGTTGTTTGGTCATGGTCTTCTCCAGTTTTTCCACGAGACCAGACGACTTTTCTAGGGTGTGTTTATGTTCATGTCGTGCAGAAAAGCAGTACGCCAAATGAAACATGCATGTCGACTGTTTCTCTGGCAGGCCTGGGTGATCTCTCCTAATAAAGTTTTACAGCAAGTCATACAGCTTGCACTTGGCGCTCACACATGGAGAAAGTGCGTAGCAgctggaggaaagaaagaaagaatgcaaAATAATGTCTGAGTCATATTACTACAAATACATAGTAGAATAAATGTGCAGCAAAACTCCTCTTTCATACAAGATCTTACGCTGTGTGCGCATAAAAGCTTCGTCTCAGCTGCATTTATGCACAATTTTATGAAATTATTAgactttctgtgtttttggatAAACctctaacatttatttttaaaaatgttggtaGGATTTCTTAAATATGGAGCCCTATTGGTGACACCCCGTATAAACTAAAATAAggcgacttagtaaggcgtgggaacgagttAATGAGGTTGTGGTCACAACTTAGTAAGATTTGGGAACATCATCATACCTTATTAAGTTGTGGTCAgcacttaatcatctcattcccataccttactaagtcatggccatgcattaggatctcatcccCACattttactaagttgtggccacaactttattatcttattcccatgccttactaagtcacaatgtttttatttatacaggatgtcaccagagATGAATCTGACTGGTAGGTGACAGAAGTGTGTGTGGTTGCTATGTACAGTATGGTTTGAGAGGCAAAATGTTGCCTGATATCTTGAGCAGGCTGCAACACAATGAAGGAAGGAAAGCTTTTCTGGGGTCATCGGTCTTGCAGAACTACAATGAGATGCAACCCCTGtgccaacaagctgttttaaACAAGCTTGTCTGAGGAACGGCCCTACTGTCATATACCACAGATGTAAGCATGTGGGGTTGGGTAAACATCAACTGGATTCTGTGGTCAAAACACAGAATCTGgaaacaaacactagaagtggGTTTGGCGTAAAAACACTCACGCTGACAAGATCCCAGATCCACACTGTGAAGCATGGTAGTGGATCAGTGGGACTGTGGgaatgtttttcttccaaaggcctgGGAATCTTATTATGATACATGACAACGAGGACTCTTTCAAAACCAGATTTTAGATCAAAATCTGCCTGCGtttgtcaggttgaggtcagaatTTCCAGCAGGACGATGGTTCACTGGTCACGCAATCAATCTTTTGCAGTGCCcccctgtggggtgagctgaggAGGACAGTCCAAAAGCAGCAACCAAGCACTGCGAAGGATGCCTTTAGTTGTTTTCTCCAGCCCTGTCCAGGATCATAAGAGAACACTCCGTACTGTTATCCTTGAAACGGGAAAGGTGTACAAAATACAACGAACCAGTGCCAATATTTGTTACACATTTTTTGAGACGATAAGCTGCACATGGAGATGGATCGCTGCAGGATTATACATCCTTTGCCATGGTTGTGATTGGCTGTATTTTACCTCACTGAAAGATTAAGCTCCGTCCTACTAAATAGACAAAGACATTatcttttgccttttttctcgTCTTTACCAGAGAGACCAATAGTTAGTGATGCTACAATATCGCAGTTCCTTCTACCTTTGCACCAAACGCAGTTCTTGTTAATAATTATTCTCTGTTTATTTACCTTTTGACCAGCTGTCTTCTGCTTTGGCTAACTGAGAGACACAGCCTGACAGATACAGAGAGTGGTGGGAAGAAAAGAGTGATCTACACATGACTAAGTACTGTTGGTGACTTTCCAGGGTCCTGGCTGGCTGTCAGATGCTAAACATTTGTCTTTCTAAGCCTCCTTTATAAGGGGGGACCCCGCATATGGAAAAACTGAGCAGCAGCATCCACTGTGTAGAGGAAGGCCAGTGCTGTGGCCGAGGGTGGCTAAAGTGACTGGAATCAACAGACTCAAAAGACAGGAATCTGACATGTGGTGCAAGATTGATGGCAGGCAGGCAGCCAGAGTGTAGAACATCCTGGTTGTCCTCCTTCGTTTGTGCAGCTGGGATTGATAGAGCCTGCCTGGGTCTTAAAGCTATCATTCGTTAACTCCTGAACAGTTCAGTGCAGTTTTTTGCAGCTGCAAGTTTCACAGCTATCTTACAGGCTACAGTCAAGCAACTAGGCCTATGCTCGCTCAAGGAAACCCGAATAAAGCAGCTTCTAGGAGTAGGGCTGGGGTGATCATGTTCAGAATCACTGGCagattttctttaaatgttacagTATATCACTCATAATAACTTTCAGATAGTTAAAAAGTTTTGTGCAATAAAGAGGCAAATGTACCCATCATAATTAAAATGAAGATAATATACTGTGAAACTTTGTGTTAGACTTTAGTTTGAAGTTTAAACAAGTTGACTTCATGTTTTGCGGTTCTCTATTCACAGATCGTGAGTCGCACGAGCTGGCGATTTCGGAGGTGACGGACGATTTGCTTCCACATGTCAAGGTGCCTTTGTTCCCCCGAGACCACATCAACAATAAGAAGGCCCACGCCGTTCACAAGGATAGGACGCGAATGCAGTCCAGGCTCAAGACTGTGGGGCACTTGGACTACTCCACGTTCAGCATAGACAAACATCTGTCTGAAATTGTAGGTCCTACAATTCCAtacaaggaaaaaaaggaattgACATGTGCTGAAATCCTGTTTGATCACTTCTTTCTCTAATACTGTGAGACCGCAGCTTAAACAAGATAAACTGGGCGTGTTTCTTAGTGTGGTTGTTTTGTGCTAACTGCAGGGGCCATGTCGGAGGAAGCTGGACGGAATTATCCAGAGGATGAAGGATTCCCCCAGAATCAtggctctgtctctctacctgcCCAATTGTGACAGGAAGGGCTTCTTCAAACGCAAACAGGTGCTAGTCATACTTAACCCCAGCCGTCTACACAGCTGTCTTTACTGTGCTGCACACGGAGACACAACGTGTAATCTTATATGTCCTTTTCCAAAAATGTATGTGGTTGGCTGAAGACCTCgtaaagcaggggtgtcaaactgggTTCCTTGCAGGCCAAAGCTCTGCACAGATGCCCTCCTATCAATCTGAAATCagctcatgaaggccttgctgagGCTGAAGGGCTGGGTTTGTGGGTTTGATGAGGTAGAACTCTAGAGTTGTGCCCCAGTAGGAACTAGAG from the Pygocentrus nattereri isolate fPygNat1 chromosome 30, fPygNat1.pri, whole genome shotgun sequence genome contains:
- the igfbp5a gene encoding insulin-like growth factor-binding protein 5a, translated to MLVRLCAWMALALSCGAPRRLLLLASYVPCEPCDQKALSMCPPVPVGCQVVKEPGCGCCKTCALAEGYACGVYTGTCSRGLRCLPRAGEEKPLHALLHGKGVCTNEKAYKPAHAARDRESHELAISEVTDDLLPHVKVPLFPRDHINNKKAHAVHKDRTRMQSRLKTVGHLDYSTFSIDKHLSEIGPCRRKLDGIIQRMKDSPRIMALSLYLPNCDRKGFFKRKQCKPSRGRKRGICWCVDKYGVIMPGTDYSGGDIQCKDLESNSNNNE